The stretch of DNA AGGGTGAGGACGCTCAGGCCGACGGCGCGGTCGTAGGTGGCGGCGGCCAGCCAGTCCACGCGCCCGCCGCCGGGCAGGACCCAGCCGGGCGGGCAGTGCCAGAAGCGGACGTGGTGACGCTGGGCGGGGTTGCCCTCCACCTCCTTCTGGTAGGCGAAGCTCTGCCTGCGCCCGAAGAGCAGGAGGTTGGAGACGGGGGCGGCCGGGTAGGAGCGGCGCAGCAGCGAGGAGACGACGATGCGCCACGAGGAGCGCAGGGTGATGGGGTCGGCACGCACCCAGCCGGCGGACACCATCGCCTCGTGAATGTCCTCCTCATCGCCCTTGACGGCGAGGTTGACGGGGTCGCCCAGGAGCCCGTCGGGGGTGCGGGTACGGCCGATGAAGTAGTCGGGCACGTAGAGCCAGGTGAGGACCTGGTGCAGGCGCGGCAGGGCGAGGTAGGCCAGGACCGCCCAGAACAGCAGGGAGTTGACCACGAGTGCCGGCTCGAGGTGCCAGCCCGAGCCGATGAGCAGCCAGGCCAGCCACAGCGTGGCGACGGCGGCGATGGCGAAGAAGACCGAGTCGAGGACGTCATCGATGCCCCAGGAGCGCGCGCCGACCTCAGACATCTTGGACGGGCCGTCCCGGTAGACGGGTGGCGCCGTCGGGCGGGGGCGAGTCACCTCGGATGACGTCATGGCAGCACGCTACCGAAGACGAGGGGCGCCGGAAGCCGACCGCACCGTCACAAGCCGACGCCTCACACGCTGCCGCGTCCTTCGAACCTGCGGGAACGGAGGACGCGGCAGCCGGAGAACAGCATCGGCGGGAATCTCAAGGCCGCCGAGGGGACAGTGTCATCAGGTCTACTTCAGCACGAGGTCCTGGGTGTCGGAGTAGGCCGGGTACTGCTTGCCCGACTTGATGCTCTCGCTGTCCTCGCGGTTGTAGACGATGGTGGTGGTGCCCTCGGAGAACGGCTTCAGCTTGGTCGTCTCCCCCAGGGATGCGAAGGCGAACCAGCCCTCCACCTTCCCGGATCCGTAGTCATCAAAACCAAGGGCCTTGAGACCGTCATCCTTCATGTCGTCCTCCAGCAGGCTCCCGTACTCATCCGCCTTGAGGGACGAATCCCCCTTGTCCTGAAGCGAGGTGACGTCCGCGACACCGCTGCTGAAGCCGACGTCTCCGCTGAAGTCGAGCTTGCAGTGAAGCAGGTAGATCGTGTCGCTACCACCGTTCTGCTTGTACTTGGGTGCGGCATAGTCCTCAACGACCTTGTCACAGGTCTGCGTGAGACTGATCTGCTCGTCCTTGAAGGTCACCGGCTCAATGTTCCGGATCTTGGAGCCGGACTTGGTGGTCTCACCGTCCTTGCCCTCGGACCCCTTCGAGTCCTTGGAGTCCTTGGAGGAGGTCGCGTCCGCGCCCTTATCGGCGGAATCGTTTGCGGTGGCGTCGCCGGCCGAGGTCTGGGAGGCACCCTGCTCGTCGCAGGCGGACAGTCCGGCCGCCATGGCGAGGGCGGCGATGGCGGAGAGAACCTTGACGGTGGAGCGCATGGGAGTTCCTTTCTGGCGCGCTGCAAACACCGAAATTGTGCGCCGCGCATATTCCCCCCGCTATGGGGAGACCACCCGCGGAAGTGCTCCCCACCTCCGCCGGTTGCGTCGCACAGCCGTCCTCGTCGGAGCGATCCAGAGGCAACTCGGGCGTCATCGTGGCGTGACGCTATCGAGCCCCGTCCGCAGTACTCGACGCCAACCGCGAAACTAAAACCTCCGATCCAGTCAATTTTTGGGGCTACCACCCGAGGTGACGTCACCGTCGGCACGCAGTCGGAACTCACCTTGACGCACCATCCCCAGCAGGGGAGGCTGCACGCCCAGACGCATGGCAGTCGTATGAACCGACTCCCTGAGATAGGGAACGAGCGCCATAAAAGCCACCTTCTCGGCGAACTCGACCTGAGCTTCCTCCGAGATCTGACCACCTGGCTCAATGAACCGGTACTCCACTTCGAAGTCCGCGGTAATCTCGGCCTCATTAGTCTTGACCCGCTGCCGCACCCGGAAAACGAAAGCCTCCCCCTCCTCGCCACCGATCATCGACTCCATCGAACTCGTGATTTCAGTGGCTTCAGGGGAGTAAACACGCTTACCTGCGACCTCGTAGGGCGTCACACGATTCAGCTCGAGGACTGGGAGCAGGTCTCGGGCTGTCTCGTAACGCCGGCCGCCACTCATGCGGCTGCGGCAAAGTCGTCGACAAGCGGAACCGTACGCTCGGCCTGGATCGGAAGCGGATCACCGGCGCTCGCCTCTATCGCCATGGGCCACCCTCCACCAAGTGTCTGAATGGGCGTCCAGCTCTCCGACTCGAAGGTCGTACGCCCCCAGGTTGTCACGCGATGCTCCACGCTCGCTCCGACAGCAAGCGCGTAACGACGCAAGGTGGAGAGCCGAGGATCGTTATCCTGACTCTCGAACGCAGCAACCGTCGGCTGCTTGACACCCATCATCTCGGCAACGTCGCGCTGCGAGAGACCGGCCTCCTTGCGAGCCTGGATGAGGGCCCAGCGCATCTCGTCATCGGCTTGAGCAAGTCGCGCCGAGTGCTCAACCAGCTCATCAAAGCCCCGCTCCTGGAGGGACGCCTGGATCGAAGTCATAGACTAGAATCTATCACGGATCGAGGCAGTGAGAGCAAGCCCTGGTATGACCCCAATGGCACTGCTCGCCCACAACGAAGCGTCGCTGACCCTCCTCCATCACCGCGTTCTGCAGCTCCCGCTGCTTGGCGACCGGCAGATCCGTCTCCTTGCGGTGGATGCGCACAACGACGACGTCAGGATGGCCGGGCTCCCCGTGATAGGCCCGCACTAAGGAGTTCTTCGCGCCGGCGAGTTTCCAGCGGAGCTCGAAGAGGTCAGGTTGCGAGACGACCGGAGACAACGCGGGAGGATTCTCCTCAGGCAGACACCCTCGAGCCATCGCTCTCATACGCCCGCGGATCTCACCCGCAACCTCAGCCTCGCGCAGCATCTTGGTAAAGCCTCGCAGTCCCAACGGTGCCACGACCTGCTGCGCGACGGCAGCAATCTCCGCCTGAACATCAACAGACTCGGCATCGATGACACAGAAATGGATTCGCGCGGGATTGGATTCCCGAGGCTCGGAGCACACAGACCTCCGCTCATCAGAACGAGCCATCGAGCTACCGTCAGAGCGTGTCGGCCAGTTGATCCACTCTCTTCATGCGCTCAGAAGTCCCAGTCCTCGTCCTGGGTGGCCTCGGCCGTGCCCATGACGTAGGAGGAGCCCGAGCCGGAGAAGAAGTCGTGGTTCTCGTCGGCGTTGGGGGACAGGGAGGCGAGGATCGCCGGGCTGACGTCGACGGCGTCGGCCGGGAACAGCGCCTCGTAGCCCAGGTTCATGAGGGCCTTGTTGGCGTTGTAGCGCAGGAACTTCTTGACGTCCTCGGTCAGGCCGAGCTCGTCGTAGAGGTCCTCGGTGTACTGCTCCTCGTTGTCGTAGAGCTCCATGAGCAGATCGAAGGTGTAGTCCTTGAGCTCGGCCTGGCGCTCGGGCGAGGACTCGCGCACAGCGAGCTGGTACTTGTAGCCGATGTAGTAGCCGTGGACGGCCTCGTCGCGGATGATGAGGCGGATGAGGTCGGCGGTGTTGGTCAGCTTGGCGTGGCTGGACCAGTACATGGGGGCGTAGAAGCCGGAGTAGAAGAGGAAGGACTCCAGCATGGTGGAGGCGACCTTGCGCTTCTCGGGGTCGTCACCGCGGTAGTAGTCCAGGATGATGCGGGCCTTGCGCTGGAGGTTCTCGTTCTCCTCGCTCCAGCGGAAGGCCTCGTCGATCTCCGCCGTCGAGATGAGGGTGGAGAAGATCGAGGAGTAGGAGCGGGCGTGGACCGACTCCATGAAGGCGATGTTGGTGAGCACCGCCTCCTCGTGGGGGGTGCGGGCGTCGGGGATGAGGGAGACCGCGCCGACCGTGCCCTGAATGGTGTCCAGGAGAGTCAGGCCGGTGAAGACCCGGGTGGTCATGTTCTTCTCAGCCTCGGTCAGGGTGGCCCAGGACTGCACGTCGTTGGACAGCGGCACCTTCTCGGGCAGCCAGAAGTTGCCGGTCAGGCGGTCCCAGACCTCGAGGTCCTTGTCGTCGGCCAGGCGGTTCCAGTTGATGGCCTGGACACGGTCGACCAGCTTGATGGGCTCGTGCATCGGTTTCCTCCCGGGGTTGGCTGCGCTGGCCTCATGCTACCGACGCCGACGCCGGCCGGCAGTGACGCCCGACCGGTTGGCGACTGTGGTGCCCGCCGCGCTCTTGCGGACGGGAGGTGCCGGCCAGCAGTGGGTGGCGGCGCACCCGGACGGCGCGCCCGGAGCGCGCGCCCGGACGAGTCTTCCAGTTGGAGTGTTATTGACTCACAGAAGGTTACTGACTAACATTCTCGGTATGAGCCCGCGCACCTCCACCACTGACCTGCTTCGGCGCACCGCACTGCGGATGTTCACCGAGCGGGGGTTCGACGCCGTCCCGGTCACCGCGATCGCCAAGGCCGCCGGGGTCTCTCACATGACCTTCTTCCGCCACTTCCCCACCAAGGAGGCCGTGGTGGTGAGCGACTTGTTCGATCCGTTCATCGCCGAGGCGGTACGCGCCCAGCCGCAGCGGTGGCGTCCGCTGACCCGGGCGGTGCGGGGCCTCGTTGCGGCGATGAGTCAGGAGTCGGCGCGCGAGGAGATGTCCTCCCGAGAGTTCTACGAACGCGTTCGGCTGGCGGGTCGCACGCCGTCGCTGGCGGCCGCCGTGCGAACCGCGGGCCAGCAGACCGAGCGCGCCATTGCCGAGGCGCTCATCGTTCCGGGGGTCGACGGCGCGGCGGCGCGGGCCGCGGCCGGAGCCGTCATGGGCGCGGCGAGCAGCCTCCTGCTCACCTGGGCGGAGGAGACCAGCGCCTCCGACGACGTGGTCGAGACCGGCACCGCACCCCGCACCGAGGCGGTCAGTGGCGCCGCGGCCACGCTCAGTCGGGGCCTTCTCAGCCTGCTGGAGGAGCCGTGAGGGGCGCGGCGGCGTCGGCCCTGGAGGTTGATCGCGTCAGCGCCGGCCTGCGGGGAAGGCCTGTTCTGCAACGGCTCTCCATGTCCGTCGC from Actinomyces sp. Marseille-P3109 encodes:
- the nrdF gene encoding class 1b ribonucleoside-diphosphate reductase subunit beta, whose product is MHEPIKLVDRVQAINWNRLADDKDLEVWDRLTGNFWLPEKVPLSNDVQSWATLTEAEKNMTTRVFTGLTLLDTIQGTVGAVSLIPDARTPHEEAVLTNIAFMESVHARSYSSIFSTLISTAEIDEAFRWSEENENLQRKARIILDYYRGDDPEKRKVASTMLESFLFYSGFYAPMYWSSHAKLTNTADLIRLIIRDEAVHGYYIGYKYQLAVRESSPERQAELKDYTFDLLMELYDNEEQYTEDLYDELGLTEDVKKFLRYNANKALMNLGYEALFPADAVDVSPAILASLSPNADENHDFFSGSGSSYVMGTAEATQDEDWDF
- a CDS encoding TetR family transcriptional regulator, whose product is MSPRTSTTDLLRRTALRMFTERGFDAVPVTAIAKAAGVSHMTFFRHFPTKEAVVVSDLFDPFIAEAVRAQPQRWRPLTRAVRGLVAAMSQESAREEMSSREFYERVRLAGRTPSLAAAVRTAGQQTERAIAEALIVPGVDGAAARAAAGAVMGAASSLLLTWAEETSASDDVVETGTAPRTEAVSGAAATLSRGLLSLLEEP
- a CDS encoding helix-turn-helix domain-containing protein, which codes for MTSIQASLQERGFDELVEHSARLAQADDEMRWALIQARKEAGLSQRDVAEMMGVKQPTVAAFESQDNDPRLSTLRRYALAVGASVEHRVTTWGRTTFESESWTPIQTLGGGWPMAIEASAGDPLPIQAERTVPLVDDFAAAA